The proteins below are encoded in one region of Leptotrichia sp. oral taxon 218:
- the cas10 gene encoding type III-A CRISPR-associated protein Cas10/Csm1, with protein MFKLENMEQVVSLAGLLHDFGKFTNRSSSYVKNIKNKEYRTFKHPVLSKEFICFLEENRIIESSELLENLKELVLKHHESKEFNEVKLSVKDIEDKKLQRIGNIVARADNYSAFERREESIEKDQREDTHWRRKPLNPIFETISLKNDENKNDSSYFAYKLNSLSYESIFCQQLATGIDANNFRGNNEEELYKHICNFFDEIKNINSSNYDVFFSQLYLLMEKYMWCIASDTQTKISDISLFDHLKSTSALALASYKYHKENNILENGNQPRKEIKQFTVLVGDVSGIQNFIYDGIKSEGAAKTLRGKSFFVKMISDAIALHLIKEFELNLTNIILTAGGKFYILLQNTDDLTKKVEEIKEKLNDYLYKEFFGQLFVNIVTIESNGNEIARNFTKILEKGNRKLNWQKDKRFFNQIKENPIFDVRYRSDGTTALDRLNEKFKEMGGKIPKAKFIGIRYNHKADNKKTFEVIENMSIQFFKSKKDIDISGKNEKIDLVISLNNIEIVENYPTILRFISNYAPLEENKNSLKSFEDISNTATGNKKIAVYKADVDNLGMIFSIGLKKKKNLSDEELEKLEETDEKKDYRSISRISTLSRNMEYFFSYWMNSIFEKGKVEIYLGNKIKKEIDLSEIYVLYSGGDDLVIIGPWDKIIFVSYFIKNNFEKFVTENEEITLSGGIAISHPKLKIINGINEAGELEEKSKEIDKDKNALTLFDKSFKWDEFEKIFEFAERLQKIYGNKEEGEMITQTFLYRCLNYTEMAEKLYKSLSGIDKNSKAGKNIDFNLLTYISKFEYDYGRNILPKLKELESEIEKK; from the coding sequence ATGTTTAAGTTAGAAAATATGGAACAAGTTGTTTCCTTGGCTGGACTGTTACATGATTTTGGAAAGTTTACAAATAGATCATCAAGTTATGTAAAAAATATAAAAAATAAAGAATATAGAACATTTAAGCATCCTGTGTTGTCAAAAGAATTTATATGTTTTTTAGAAGAAAATAGAATAATAGAAAGTTCTGAATTGTTAGAAAATTTGAAGGAACTTGTTTTAAAACATCATGAAAGCAAAGAATTTAATGAAGTTAAGCTTTCAGTTAAGGATATTGAAGATAAAAAATTACAAAGAATTGGAAATATAGTAGCAAGAGCAGACAATTATTCTGCTTTTGAAAGAAGAGAAGAGTCTATTGAAAAAGATCAAAGAGAGGACACTCATTGGAGAAGAAAACCTTTAAATCCAATATTTGAAACAATTTCTTTAAAAAATGATGAAAACAAAAATGATTCGTCATATTTTGCATATAAATTAAATTCCCTTAGTTATGAATCTATTTTTTGTCAACAACTTGCAACAGGAATAGATGCGAATAATTTTAGAGGAAATAATGAAGAAGAATTGTATAAACATATATGTAATTTTTTTGATGAAATAAAAAATATAAATAGTAGTAACTATGATGTATTTTTTTCACAATTATATTTATTAATGGAAAAATATATGTGGTGTATAGCATCGGACACACAAACAAAAATATCGGATATCTCGTTGTTTGATCATTTAAAAAGCACTTCAGCATTAGCATTAGCTTCTTATAAATATCATAAAGAAAATAACATATTAGAAAATGGGAACCAGCCTAGAAAAGAAATTAAGCAATTTACAGTTTTAGTTGGAGATGTTAGTGGGATTCAGAATTTTATTTATGATGGTATAAAATCAGAAGGTGCTGCTAAAACATTGAGAGGAAAATCTTTTTTTGTAAAAATGATAAGCGATGCCATAGCATTACATTTAATAAAAGAATTTGAGTTAAATTTAACAAATATTATTTTAACTGCTGGTGGAAAGTTTTATATTTTACTTCAAAATACGGACGATTTAACGAAAAAAGTAGAGGAAATAAAAGAAAAATTGAATGATTATTTGTATAAAGAATTTTTTGGGCAGCTTTTTGTAAATATTGTAACTATTGAATCAAATGGTAATGAAATAGCTAGAAATTTTACTAAAATTCTTGAAAAGGGAAATAGAAAATTAAATTGGCAAAAAGATAAAAGATTCTTTAATCAAATAAAAGAAAATCCAATTTTTGATGTAAGATATAGAAGCGATGGAACAACTGCTCTAGATAGATTAAATGAAAAATTTAAGGAAATGGGAGGGAAAATTCCAAAAGCTAAATTTATAGGTATAAGATACAATCATAAAGCAGATAATAAAAAAACTTTTGAAGTGATTGAAAATATGTCTATTCAGTTTTTTAAATCAAAGAAAGATATTGATATTTCAGGAAAAAACGAGAAAATAGATTTAGTAATATCTCTCAATAATATTGAAATAGTTGAAAATTATCCCACAATATTAAGATTTATTAGTAACTATGCTCCTTTAGAAGAAAATAAAAATTCATTGAAAAGTTTTGAAGATATTTCTAATACAGCAACGGGAAATAAAAAAATAGCAGTTTATAAAGCAGATGTAGACAATTTAGGAATGATATTCAGTATAGGGCTTAAGAAAAAAAAGAATCTTTCAGATGAAGAATTGGAGAAATTAGAAGAAACTGATGAAAAAAAAGATTATCGTTCTATCTCAAGAATTTCTACTTTAAGCAGAAATATGGAATACTTTTTTTCGTATTGGATGAATTCGATTTTTGAAAAAGGAAAAGTAGAAATCTATTTAGGCAACAAGATTAAGAAAGAAATAGACTTGAGTGAAATATATGTTCTTTATTCTGGAGGAGATGATTTAGTCATAATAGGTCCTTGGGATAAAATTATCTTTGTATCATATTTTATAAAAAATAATTTTGAAAAGTTTGTGACAGAAAACGAAGAAATAACTCTATCTGGTGGAATAGCTATTTCACACCCAAAATTAAAAATAATAAATGGAATTAATGAAGCTGGAGAACTTGAAGAAAAATCTAAAGAAATTGACAAAGATAAAAATGCTCTTACTTTATTTGATAAATCATTTAAATGGGATGAATTTGAAAAAATATTTGAGTTTGCTGAAAGACTACAAAAAATATATGGAAATAAAGAAGAAGGAGAAATGATTACACAAACATTTTTATATAGGTGTTTAAATTATACAGAAATGGCCGAAAAGTTATATAAATCTTTGTCAGGAATTGATAAAAATAGTAAAGCTGGGAAAAATATAGATTTTAATTTATTAACATATATTTCAAAATTTGAATATGACTATGGTAGAAATATATTGCCAAAATTGAAGGAACTTGAATCTGAAATTGAAAAAAAATAG
- a CDS encoding Dna2/Cas4 domain-containing protein: MEVIKSQKISIFEVLDYIFCPRIIYYENVLKMFGEKKEDSNKEEEERVKGKNRINRKWIWDRLKLKKQNIEQMINSNQENILYWYNREFNKELSSEKYHFYGKLDDILLLEDETIVPVYYYNAKYAAREENRYKYIVAMFLILIEEKYKIKSQKGYILFLDGLSLKKIECTNKDLEKVKESAAEVLKIIETERYPIEAEGGTKCRDCYYKKICGR; encoded by the coding sequence ATGGAAGTTATTAAATCTCAAAAAATATCAATATTTGAAGTTTTGGACTATATTTTTTGTCCTAGAATAATATATTATGAAAATGTGTTAAAAATGTTTGGAGAAAAAAAGGAAGATTCTAACAAGGAAGAAGAAGAAAGGGTGAAAGGAAAAAATCGTATAAATAGGAAATGGATATGGGATAGATTGAAATTAAAAAAACAAAATATAGAACAAATGATAAATTCAAATCAAGAAAATATACTATACTGGTATAATAGAGAATTTAACAAAGAATTATCTTCAGAAAAATATCATTTTTATGGGAAATTAGACGACATACTTCTTTTAGAAGACGAAACAATAGTTCCAGTTTATTACTACAATGCTAAATATGCAGCAAGAGAAGAAAATAGATACAAATATATAGTAGCCATGTTTTTAATATTAATTGAAGAAAAGTATAAAATTAAATCTCAAAAAGGGTATATTTTGTTTTTAGATGGTTTATCATTAAAGAAAATAGAATGTACAAATAAAGATTTGGAAAAAGTAAAAGAAAGTGCTGCTGAAGTATTAAAAATAATTGAAACTGAGCGATATCCAATAGAAGCAGAAGGCGGTACAAAATGCCGAGATTGTTATTACAAAAAAATTTGTGGAAGATAA
- the cas2 gene encoding CRISPR-associated endonuclease Cas2: MMTWLIYDITDDRNRREIIRIAQKHGLYRVQKSVFLGNIEKDEVDEIIVETKKAIDLREDSVYIFPVCESDYKKATLLGLSFEQDIVKDEKPVLFF, encoded by the coding sequence ATGATGACTTGGTTAATATACGATATAACAGATGATAGAAATAGAAGAGAAATTATTAGAATAGCACAAAAGCATGGATTATACAGAGTTCAGAAATCGGTATTTCTAGGAAATATAGAAAAAGATGAAGTTGATGAAATTATAGTGGAAACAAAAAAAGCAATTGATTTACGAGAAGATTCAGTATATATTTTCCCAGTTTGTGAATCAGATTACAAAAAGGCAACATTGTTGGGATTATCTTTTGAACAAGATATCGTTAAAGATGAAAAGCCAGTACTATTTTTTTAA
- the cas1 gene encoding CRISPR-associated endonuclease Cas1, translating into MELYITDLGTVVKKRDDLFEITTSEKKVAVAPQKIKSLVLSKGIFLTTDVIKLAVDNNIDIVIVDDFGNPYGRFWQSKFGSTANIRRKQLEIFGTQKGIELAKQILIQKIKNCAEHLEDLKIKREAKKAFLDKQIKEMKRYIYQIKLVEGNVSEKRGTLMGYEGNAAKIYYQTLSELIPEEFKFEKRSMHPAEDEFNAMLNYAFGILYSKVEKACIIAGLDPYVGIIHTDNYGKKSLVFDLIESYRHLASRTVFSLFTQKRVQKYFFKREGNSVMLVGDGKKVLVESFYNRLEKKVRYNNRNISSLDKLQFECHELANFLISK; encoded by the coding sequence ATGGAACTATATATAACAGATTTAGGGACAGTGGTAAAAAAGAGAGATGATTTGTTTGAAATAACTACGAGTGAGAAGAAAGTAGCAGTGGCTCCACAAAAGATAAAATCATTAGTGCTATCTAAAGGGATATTTTTGACAACAGATGTAATAAAATTGGCAGTGGATAATAATATTGATATAGTGATTGTTGATGATTTTGGAAATCCTTATGGAAGATTTTGGCAAAGTAAATTTGGTTCAACAGCTAATATTAGAAGAAAACAGTTGGAAATATTTGGGACTCAAAAAGGAATTGAATTGGCAAAACAGATATTGATACAAAAAATTAAAAATTGTGCAGAACATTTGGAAGATTTGAAGATAAAAAGAGAAGCGAAAAAAGCATTTTTGGATAAACAAATAAAAGAAATGAAAAGATATATTTATCAAATAAAATTAGTAGAAGGAAATGTTAGTGAAAAAAGAGGAACTTTGATGGGGTACGAAGGAAATGCAGCAAAAATATACTACCAAACATTGTCAGAATTAATACCAGAAGAATTTAAATTTGAAAAAAGAAGTATGCATCCAGCAGAAGATGAATTTAATGCAATGTTAAACTATGCTTTTGGAATACTATACAGTAAAGTTGAAAAAGCTTGTATAATTGCGGGACTTGATCCTTATGTTGGAATAATTCATACAGATAATTATGGGAAAAAATCGCTTGTTTTTGATTTAATAGAAAGTTACAGACATTTAGCTAGTAGAACGGTATTTTCACTTTTTACACAAAAAAGAGTTCAAAAATATTTTTTCAAAAGAGAAGGAAATAGTGTTATGTTGGTAGGCGATGGAAAAAAAGTTTTGGTTGAGAGTTTTTATAACAGATTGGAAAAAAAGGTGCGTTACAATAACAGAAATATTTCGAGTTTAGATAAGTTACAGTTTGAATGTCACGAATTAGCAAATTTTTTGATATCAAAGTAA
- a CDS encoding EcsC family protein, producing MLEREMMNLLDVCYDKALQGVLSGEKSIEELAEDYLYKSSSKKKAIDDLIGYQTLLCGTNGFITGLGGLLVLPVAIPTNILSTIYIQLRMIAAIAYINGYDIYSDQVRTIAYACLTGSSATKVLKNVGIKIGEKVVINVIKKIPVEVLVKINQQVGFRLVTKFGQKGLVNFGKMMPLVGGVVGGVFDTGMTLTIGNIAKKVFSE from the coding sequence ATGCTAGAAAGAGAAATGATGAATTTGTTGGATGTGTGTTATGATAAGGCTTTACAAGGTGTATTATCAGGAGAAAAATCAATTGAAGAATTAGCAGAAGATTATTTATACAAAAGTAGTAGTAAAAAGAAAGCAATTGACGATTTAATAGGATATCAAACATTATTGTGCGGAACAAATGGGTTTATAACAGGATTAGGTGGATTATTAGTATTACCAGTAGCAATACCAACAAATATATTGAGTACAATTTATATACAGTTAAGAATGATAGCAGCAATAGCATATATAAATGGTTATGATATTTACAGTGATCAAGTAAGAACAATAGCTTATGCATGTTTAACAGGGAGTTCAGCAACAAAAGTATTAAAAAATGTAGGAATAAAAATTGGTGAAAAAGTAGTAATTAATGTGATAAAAAAAATTCCAGTAGAAGTATTAGTAAAGATAAATCAACAAGTTGGATTCAGATTAGTAACAAAGTTTGGACAAAAAGGTTTAGTGAATTTTGGAAAAATGATGCCATTAGTAGGCGGAGTAGTAGGTGGAGTATTTGACACAGGAATGACATTAACGATAGGGAATATAGCAAAAAAAGTATTTTCGGAATAG
- a CDS encoding GTPase family protein — MKRDLLKEFESIIMKQKLNENVKQKLLGNLLRLKKQKVNLMVTGATGCGKSSTINALFGVEVAKVGTSVDPETMDIERYELDNLVVWDTPGLGDGKEADNRHSKRMIDKLYEKDENGNLLIDLVLVILDGGSRDLGTSYELINNVIIPNLGKNKENRILVAINQADVAMKGKYWNEEENGPEDELEEFLDRKVESVKKRIKEATGIEVEPIYYSAGYKEEGYLQQKPYNLSKLLYYILQNTPEEKRVVYVQNLNQEEVMWKDNDDLKDYRKGILESILGAAVGVLAEGVANVVNGVANVVEGASDGISEGSDTGSDVGGAIGSMFGEVGETIGSAVGSVVGGVVGGVVGAVSSAVSSVCDTIGSLFGGWF; from the coding sequence ATGAAACGTGATTTATTGAAAGAATTTGAAAGTATTATTATGAAACAAAAGTTAAATGAAAATGTGAAACAAAAATTGTTAGGTAATTTATTGAGATTGAAAAAACAGAAAGTTAATTTGATGGTTACAGGTGCAACAGGTTGTGGGAAAAGTAGTACGATAAATGCGTTGTTTGGTGTAGAAGTGGCTAAAGTTGGAACAAGTGTGGATCCTGAAACAATGGATATTGAAAGATATGAGTTAGACAATTTAGTAGTATGGGATACTCCAGGATTAGGTGATGGAAAAGAAGCGGATAACAGACACAGTAAAAGAATGATTGATAAACTTTATGAAAAAGATGAAAATGGGAATTTGTTGATAGATTTAGTTTTGGTGATTTTAGATGGTGGTAGTAGAGATTTAGGAACATCGTATGAGTTAATAAATAATGTGATTATACCGAATTTAGGAAAAAATAAAGAAAATAGAATATTAGTGGCAATTAATCAAGCGGATGTAGCGATGAAGGGGAAATATTGGAACGAAGAAGAAAATGGGCCTGAGGATGAGCTAGAAGAATTTTTAGATAGAAAAGTAGAATCTGTAAAGAAGAGAATTAAAGAAGCGACAGGAATAGAAGTAGAACCAATATATTATAGTGCAGGATACAAAGAAGAAGGATATTTACAACAAAAACCGTACAACTTATCAAAATTATTATATTACATATTACAAAATACACCAGAAGAAAAAAGAGTAGTTTATGTGCAAAATTTGAATCAAGAAGAAGTAATGTGGAAAGATAATGATGATTTGAAAGATTATAGAAAAGGTATTTTAGAAAGTATTTTAGGAGCAGCAGTTGGAGTGTTAGCAGAAGGTGTGGCAAATGTGGTAAATGGAGTTGCAAATGTAGTTGAAGGTGCATCAGATGGGATTTCAGAAGGTAGTGATACAGGATCAGATGTTGGTGGAGCGATAGGTAGTATGTTTGGAGAAGTTGGAGAAACAATAGGTTCAGCAGTGGGTTCAGTAGTTGGAGGAGTTGTTGGTGGAGTAGTAGGAGCAGTTAGTTCGGCAGTAAGTAGTGTGTGTGATACGATTGGAAGTTTATTTGGTGGTTGGTTTTAA
- the nrdD gene encoding anaerobic ribonucleoside-triphosphate reductase: protein MRVNQANANTNAAYRILKNEEFKNQLHEERWIHIHDKEYTGVSYNCIGIELKEKLIELKEVLEKMEIDDALDYIFQVIVNLTNDQSGGIGFINIDSDLAEFVQEVSEEKLITKIRRLYQKLNLPLRNGYEKAYVSFNLGLDTSENGRKVTRCFLKAFEYGEILNGLPFVFPNIIFKVKKGINFDLGDKNYDLFSLATRVTGKRMNPTYFNCDSILVKDIDEKKVGIMGCRTLVAKNVNGEKGALKRGNIASISINLPKIAKESTNLNNFYKKLNKICEESKDILIQKYEALCKLEINNFKYILENNFYENSEESINNDDMEKSFRNGTLSIGFIGLAECVSYLVKEEISLDMIESNLGLSREILRFMRKMTDKWTKKYSLNFSVLATPGEGISGRFCEDEETKEFYTNSFHIPVYLELDAFKKLELESNFVEYCNGGSISYIEFSTPVLNNSEAIMDVVKFGISKSINYLGINFPLDYCESCKTTGIFEEKCSCCGSIEIKKLRRVSGYLSYKETLKGGKKAEEEVRKSHLK from the coding sequence ATGAGAGTTAATCAAGCAAATGCAAATACAAATGCAGCATATAGAATTTTGAAAAATGAAGAATTTAAGAATCAATTGCATGAAGAAAGATGGATTCACATTCATGATAAAGAATATACAGGAGTTTCATATAATTGTATCGGAATTGAATTAAAAGAAAAGTTAATCGAATTGAAAGAAGTTTTAGAAAAAATGGAAATTGATGATGCATTAGACTATATTTTTCAAGTAATTGTAAATTTAACAAATGATCAATCAGGTGGAATAGGGTTTATTAATATTGACAGTGATTTGGCGGAATTTGTACAAGAAGTTTCAGAAGAAAAATTAATAACAAAAATTAGAAGATTATACCAAAAGTTGAATTTACCATTGAGAAATGGGTATGAAAAGGCGTATGTCTCATTTAATTTAGGATTAGATACTAGTGAAAATGGGAGAAAAGTAACTAGATGTTTTTTAAAGGCTTTTGAATATGGTGAAATATTAAATGGATTGCCTTTTGTTTTTCCAAATATAATTTTCAAAGTAAAAAAAGGTATTAATTTTGATTTAGGTGATAAGAATTATGATTTATTTTCATTAGCGACAAGAGTTACAGGAAAAAGAATGAATCCAACATATTTTAATTGTGATAGCATTTTAGTAAAAGATATTGATGAGAAAAAAGTTGGAATAATGGGATGCAGAACATTAGTTGCAAAAAATGTAAATGGAGAAAAAGGAGCATTAAAAAGAGGTAACATTGCATCAATTTCAATAAATTTACCAAAAATAGCAAAAGAAAGTACAAATTTAAATAATTTTTATAAAAAATTGAATAAAATCTGTGAAGAATCAAAAGATATCTTAATTCAAAAATATGAAGCTTTATGTAAATTAGAAATTAATAACTTTAAATATATTTTAGAAAATAATTTTTATGAAAATTCTGAAGAGTCAATAAATAATGATGATATGGAAAAAAGTTTTAGAAATGGTACACTTTCAATTGGATTTATTGGATTGGCTGAATGTGTAAGTTACTTAGTAAAAGAAGAAATTTCTTTAGATATGATAGAAAGTAATTTAGGATTGTCGAGAGAAATATTAAGATTTATGAGAAAAATGACAGATAAATGGACCAAAAAGTATAGTTTAAATTTTTCAGTTTTGGCAACTCCTGGTGAAGGAATTAGTGGGAGATTTTGTGAAGATGAAGAAACTAAGGAATTTTATACGAATTCGTTTCATATACCAGTTTATCTTGAATTAGACGCATTTAAGAAATTAGAATTAGAATCAAATTTTGTTGAATATTGTAATGGAGGTTCAATTTCTTATATCGAATTTTCAACGCCTGTGTTAAATAATAGTGAAGCGATTATGGATGTTGTTAAATTTGGAATTTCCAAAAGTATAAATTATTTAGGAATAAATTTCCCGTTAGATTATTGTGAAAGTTGTAAAACTACTGGAATATTTGAAGAAAAATGTAGTTGTTGTGGAAGTATTGAAATAAAAAAATTAAGAAGAGTTTCTGGCTATTTATCATATAAAGAAACATTAAAAGGTGGAAAAAAAGCAGAGGAAGAAGTTAGAAAATCTCATTTGAAATAG
- a CDS encoding 4Fe-4S single cluster domain-containing protein, with protein sequence MKVKIASIKKNRYEDGPGIRTTIFFQGCNVKCRGCHNERIQDIRYGKEYEVRDLCEEILSYNLPVKKITISGGEPMIQKEALEEFINEMYKKNFEIALYTSYDLEKVPKNILEKLKYLKVGKYIDTLRIQEKFYGSSNQKFYSLEKGEIVNES encoded by the coding sequence ATGAAAGTAAAAATTGCATCAATTAAGAAAAACAGATATGAAGATGGGCCTGGAATTAGAACAACAATATTTTTTCAAGGTTGTAATGTAAAATGTAGAGGTTGTCACAATGAAAGAATACAAGATATACGATATGGAAAAGAGTATGAAGTGAGAGATTTATGTGAAGAAATATTATCGTATAACTTGCCAGTAAAAAAAATTACTATTTCAGGTGGAGAGCCTATGATACAAAAAGAAGCCTTAGAAGAATTTATTAATGAAATGTACAAGAAAAATTTTGAAATCGCACTTTATACTTCATATGATTTAGAGAAAGTTCCAAAAAACATTTTAGAAAAATTAAAGTATTTAAAAGTTGGAAAATACATAGATACATTGAGAATACAAGAAAAGTTTTATGGATCAAGTAATCAAAAATTTTATTCATTGGAAAAAGGAGAGATTGTAAATGAGAGTTAA
- a CDS encoding TM1812 family CRISPR-associated protein — MENNILIMSLSNNLEKNIEKAKKSKKEYRWESKKYDLEKYEYLTKVYLEELKPNKIIVFGTDQSSWNYLYNLLNKYFYSEKEDVIFLDEQKNDVEYIRKVFKERFSDKCKIFFIESKNKFDNENIVSDLVFQIEEIKKILDEQSRNQVYVDITGGLRIIFLSLISIINILKIYYSKLKLKVLYSQNDINLDYFQIIDITNVLEKLDFVDAASSFTKYGSVNKLREIIQNNNLLNKLEELYIKLQFNFKNINDTYKDLAKINVNNENEKILKERIKELKTLKNEKYHNKVKNYGIEIVNKYESDNKKYKSLKDQRNKIVHPLNKFGKYIENNNACKNLSKRKILIWNLGTGEFGRGYEKILYKYINSEGQEEIIETQYTFEPYIENYDEIYIFGIETGRWDLLTEYFKNKDIMLPNEKIKYAHVDNFGNINELNQKIGNEIKIKKQEIIEIDMDVTHSFRNIPFNLLTSLRLFELLNDNIVLRSIYYGERILNSECGSIYKIPILEIINLYKSIVEFKDYTKYTNFLENTKMIDEKLLKIMRKISEAYTYNEYRKIIEISKEFEKVNNKELDLINKKIYEIIEVKLIKNETYEELMKFVKNQKNSKNYALASFFLIDIYKYKIFKIDSKEKSETFYKKIEKLKNKYVDNKLKKLIDCLNKLKNIRNYAGHINIREEVNLINFSDSLEKAIEIMNKLTLKDIKKYEKEYEAIE; from the coding sequence ATGGAAAATAATATTTTAATAATGTCTTTATCAAATAATCTTGAAAAAAATATAGAAAAAGCAAAAAAAAGTAAAAAAGAATACAGATGGGAAAGTAAAAAATATGATTTGGAAAAATATGAGTATTTGACAAAAGTATATTTAGAAGAATTAAAACCTAATAAAATAATAGTTTTTGGAACAGATCAAAGTAGTTGGAATTATTTGTATAATTTATTAAACAAATATTTTTATTCTGAAAAAGAAGATGTTATTTTTTTAGATGAACAAAAAAATGATGTTGAATATATAAGAAAAGTTTTTAAAGAAAGATTTTCAGATAAATGTAAAATATTTTTTATAGAAAGTAAAAATAAATTTGATAATGAAAATATTGTTTCAGATTTAGTTTTTCAAATAGAAGAAATAAAAAAAATTTTAGATGAACAAAGCAGAAATCAGGTTTATGTTGATATAACAGGAGGACTTAGAATAATATTTTTGTCATTGATTTCAATTATTAATATTTTAAAAATATATTATAGCAAATTAAAATTAAAAGTATTATATTCTCAAAATGATATAAATTTAGATTATTTTCAAATAATTGATATAACAAATGTGCTAGAAAAATTGGATTTTGTAGATGCTGCTAGTTCTTTTACAAAATATGGAAGTGTAAATAAATTAAGAGAAATCATTCAAAATAATAATTTATTGAATAAATTAGAAGAATTGTATATAAAATTACAATTTAATTTTAAAAATATTAATGATACTTACAAAGATTTAGCAAAAATAAATGTAAATAATGAGAATGAAAAAATTTTAAAAGAAAGAATTAAAGAATTAAAAACATTGAAAAATGAAAAATATCATAATAAAGTGAAAAATTATGGAATAGAAATAGTCAATAAATATGAAAGTGATAATAAAAAATATAAGAGTTTAAAGGATCAAAGAAATAAGATTGTTCATCCTTTAAATAAATTTGGGAAATATATAGAAAATAATAATGCTTGTAAAAATTTATCAAAAAGAAAAATATTAATTTGGAACTTAGGAACAGGCGAATTTGGAAGAGGATATGAAAAAATATTATATAAATATATAAATAGTGAAGGACAAGAAGAAATTATTGAAACACAGTATACATTTGAACCTTATATAGAAAATTATGATGAAATTTATATTTTTGGTATTGAAACAGGTAGATGGGATCTTTTAACAGAATATTTTAAAAATAAGGATATAATGTTACCAAATGAGAAAATAAAATATGCTCATGTTGATAATTTTGGAAATATAAATGAATTAAATCAGAAGATAGGAAATGAAATAAAGATAAAAAAACAAGAAATAATAGAAATAGATATGGATGTTACTCATTCATTTAGAAATATTCCGTTTAATTTGTTGACTTCGTTGAGATTGTTTGAATTGTTAAATGATAATATTGTACTTCGTTCGATTTATTATGGAGAAAGAATATTAAACTCTGAGTGTGGAAGTATTTATAAAATACCAATTTTAGAAATAATTAATTTGTATAAATCAATAGTAGAATTTAAAGATTATACGAAGTATACAAATTTTTTAGAAAATACTAAAATGATAGATGAAAAATTATTAAAAATTATGAGAAAAATTTCAGAAGCATATACATATAATGAATATAGAAAGATTATAGAAATATCTAAAGAATTTGAAAAAGTAAATAATAAAGAATTAGATTTAATAAATAAAAAAATATATGAAATTATAGAAGTAAAATTAATAAAAAATGAAACATATGAAGAATTAATGAAATTTGTAAAAAATCAGAAAAATTCTAAAAATTATGCATTGGCGTCATTTTTCTTAATAGATATTTACAAATATAAAATTTTTAAAATTGATTCAAAAGAAAAAAGCGAAACTTTTTATAAAAAAATAGAAAAGTTGAAAAATAAATATGTAGATAATAAATTAAAAAAATTAATTGATTGTTTAAATAAATTAAAAAATATAAGAAATTATGCAGGACATATTAATATTAGAGAGGAAGTAAATCTAATTAATTTTTCAGATTCATTAGAAAAAGCAATTGAAATTATGAATAAATTAACTTTAAAAGATATTAAAAAATATGAGAAAGAATACGAAGCGATAGAATAA
- the csx20 gene encoding CRISPR-associated protein Csx20, producing MKCRKIEGDDIMERKALLLFSHQLTENQEKELVENFKVKKIVSLSSELQEMWSNVSIKENYKENLEKIKKYIEENFNENDVMLVQGNWGYTYNIVKWSIEKKLVPVYSYTERNVEEIKDGENVKKISYFKHVKFIEYE from the coding sequence TTGAAATGTAGAAAAATTGAGGGAGATGATATTATGGAGAGAAAAGCACTTTTACTATTTTCACATCAGTTGACGGAAAATCAAGAAAAAGAATTGGTAGAAAATTTTAAGGTAAAAAAAATAGTAAGTTTGTCTAGTGAGTTACAAGAAATGTGGTCAAATGTGTCAATTAAGGAAAATTATAAAGAGAATCTGGAAAAAATAAAAAAATATATTGAAGAAAATTTTAATGAAAATGATGTGATGTTGGTTCAAGGAAATTGGGGATATACATATAATATTGTTAAATGGTCGATAGAAAAGAAATTGGTTCCTGTGTATAGTTATACTGAAAGAAATGTTGAAGAAATAAAAGATGGGGAAAATGTGAAGAAGATTAGTTATTTTAAACATGTGAAGTTTATTGAGTATGAGTAG